The genomic window GGTTATTTGTTTGCCATCTTAAAAATGTGTGATGATTTTGAGATATATAAAAATGATTGCGGAAATCTAACTAATGAATTCAAACAAAAATACGATAAAATTGAATGGCGGAAAATTAAAGATCTCAGGAATGTGATTGTTCATGATTATATGGGTGTGGATAAAAATAAAATCAAAAAAATACTTCGGGAGAATATCCCTAAATTAATTAATGAATTACTTCATATAATAAATGATTTATTACGAAAAAATATTATTGAAAATAATCTATTAGAAGCAAGTTCGAAAGATTTTACAGTAATTAAAATTGAAAAATAGAATTTTGAGGATAGAATGATAAAAAGCAAAGAAATCAGAAAGCAGTTCATAGAATTTTTCGAAAGTAAAAAACACAAAGCAGTTCCATCTGCTCCGGTAATTCCCATCGATGATCCGACACTTCTGTTTACCAATGCCGGAATGAATCAGTTTAAAAATATTTTCCTGGGTCAGGTTGAACCGAAATATACCAGAGTAGTGGACAGCCAGAAATGCATCCGTGCCGGTGGCAAGCACAACGATCTGGATGAAGTCGGCCGCGATGGATATCACCACACATTTTTTGAAATGCTGGGAAATTGGAGTTTTGGCGATTATTATAAAAAGGAAGCAATTTCCTGGGCCTGGGAACTTTTAACCGAAATCTGGAGACTTCCCAAAGATCTGCTCTACGCCACAGTTCACGATACCGACACAGAAGCTTATGAACTCTGGAAATCGAAAACTGATATTGAGCCTTCTCATATTGAATTTCATGGTGATAAAGACAATTTCTGGGAAATGGGAAATACAGGTCCTTGCGGTCCCTGTTCGGAAATTCATATCGATCGGGGCGAGGAATTCTGTCATTTACAAAATGATCCAAACCATCAATGTAAAGTAAATGGTGACTGTCATCGCTACATTGAACTGTGGAACCTGGTTTTTATACAGTTCAATCGAGATGAAGAAGGTAAATTGCATCCGCTCAAGAATAAATACGTGGATACCGGTGCAGGATTTGAAAGGATCTGCCAGGTTTTGCAGGATAAAAATTCAAACTACGATACCGATTTGTTTATGCCGATCATCAAAGAAATTGAAAAGATTTCCGGACAAAAATATTATCAGGATGAACGGGGAACTTCGCATCGAGTTATTGCCGATCATGTTCGAGCTCTCGCTTTTGCTATTTCCGATGGTGAGATGCCTTCCAACGAAGGACGCGGCTATGTGTTGAGAAGAATTTTAAGAAGAGCTGCTCATCATGGCAGATTATTGAATTTGAAAGAACCATTTCTATTTGAACTGGTTGATGTTGTTACCAGAATTCTGGGTCATCATTATTCCGAATTGGAAGACAAACTGGTGCATACCAAATTGATCATTAAAGTAGAAGAAAAGCGGTTTAATCTTACATTAGATAAAGGTATCGAAAAATTTGAAGAGATAGTAGCAGAAATCAAAAAAAACGATGGGAAAGTAAATCTAATTCCTGGTGAAAAGGCATTTATGCTTTATGATACTTTTGGGTTTCCTCTGGATCTTACAAAGATCATGGCAGAAGGAGCAGGATTCAAAGTTGATGAAGTTAGTTTTCAGAAAGAAATGGAATTGCAGAAAGAACGTGCTCGTGATGCTAAAAAGTTCGATATGAATGAAAGTCAGGTAGAAAAATTAGGCTTACATCCATCTATTACTACCAAATTTGTTGGTTATGATAATACTAAGATCAAGACGAAAATGATCAAACATTTTGTGGATGAAGAAAAGGAAGTGATCATAGTTCTGCAAAAAACACCATTTTACGCAGAATCCGGTGGTCAAGTTGCAGATCATGGAAAAATTTTTAATGATGATTTCAAAGTAAAAATAACTGACGTTCAAAAAGAAAATGACGTATTTTTTCATTTTGGCAAAATGATCTTCGGAGAAATTGTTACCGATGAGGTTACAGCTCAAATCGATCTGGAAAGACGAAAAAGTACAGCCAGAAATCATACGGCAACTCATCTTCTGCACAAAGCTCTCCGAGAAATTCTGGGAGAGCATGTCCAGCAGAAAGGATCGTTGGTTCATCCCGATCATCTGCGTTTTGATTTTACCCATTTTAAGCAGGTCTCAAGCTCAGAACTTGATGCGATTGAAAGATCTGTGAATGCAAAAGTGCGAGAATGCCTTCCGCTTAAAACAGAAATTAAAGAAATTGAAGAAGCCAGAAAAGAAGGTGCTACAGCTCTTTTTGGAGAAAAGTATGGCGAGGAAGTCAGAGTAATTTCCATTTCAGATTATTCCAAAGAATTATGTGGTGGAACGCATCTTAATTTTACTGGTGAAATCGGGCTTTTCAAGATCA from Candidatus Cloacimonadota bacterium includes these protein-coding regions:
- a CDS encoding DUF86 domain-containing protein, with product MFKKDIGYLFAILKMCDDFEIYKNDCGNLTNEFKQKYDKIEWRKIKDLRNVIVHDYMGVDKNKIKKILRENIPKLINELLHIINDLLRKNIIENNLLEASSKDFTVIKIEK
- the alaS gene encoding alanine--tRNA ligase, giving the protein MIKSKEIRKQFIEFFESKKHKAVPSAPVIPIDDPTLLFTNAGMNQFKNIFLGQVEPKYTRVVDSQKCIRAGGKHNDLDEVGRDGYHHTFFEMLGNWSFGDYYKKEAISWAWELLTEIWRLPKDLLYATVHDTDTEAYELWKSKTDIEPSHIEFHGDKDNFWEMGNTGPCGPCSEIHIDRGEEFCHLQNDPNHQCKVNGDCHRYIELWNLVFIQFNRDEEGKLHPLKNKYVDTGAGFERICQVLQDKNSNYDTDLFMPIIKEIEKISGQKYYQDERGTSHRVIADHVRALAFAISDGEMPSNEGRGYVLRRILRRAAHHGRLLNLKEPFLFELVDVVTRILGHHYSELEDKLVHTKLIIKVEEKRFNLTLDKGIEKFEEIVAEIKKNDGKVNLIPGEKAFMLYDTFGFPLDLTKIMAEGAGFKVDEVSFQKEMELQKERARDAKKFDMNESQVEKLGLHPSITTKFVGYDNTKIKTKMIKHFVDEEKEVIIVLQKTPFYAESGGQVADHGKIFNDDFKVKITDVQKENDVFFHFGKMIFGEIVTDEVTAQIDLERRKSTARNHTATHLLHKALREILGEHVQQKGSLVHPDHLRFDFTHFKQVSSSELDAIERSVNAKVRECLPLKTEIKEIEEARKEGATALFGEKYGEEVRVISISDYSKELCGGTHLNFTGEIGLFKITSESSIASGIRRIEAISGLQAEKYVKVLEDEVDEIGRHLNAPSDSILDKLQKIISENKKLHIQLKSIRVKSAGNALDNIIADSQEINGVKLVVTKVNIPNPGMMRQLGDQLKDKLKSGIGVLFAEVDGKVSILCIVTKDLIKQYHAGKIVGKVAELVGGSGGGRPDMAMAGGKDADKINEAMKQVKEIIGRFGV